The nucleotide sequence CAAACACATCTAAGATCCGACAACTTCATCTCGTTTGTTGTGTCATAGCAAATGACACCAAATGCTCTCTCTTATGCCATCGTATTCATATCCGTCATCagcagtcatcatcattatctagAATCCATGATCCACATAATGTTTTCTTATTAAAATCCTCATTGTGCTTATAATTGGATCCTCCTTATCTGTCATCACCAGTTGTCACCATTCATTTAGATAGCAGAACCTGAGAGACAAAACTCTACAGTCAGTGTGAGATAGTATGTTAGTTTAACTTCATCCATCCACTTTCAATCAGGGACTAAATCAGACACACCAAATGCAAGTTCACCACATCTCAAGGCCTATATATATATTCCCACAGAACTTGGGTGATTCTCCATAAACTAGAGTTTTATGGATTCACAATGGTTGGTTCATATTGCTCATTGGAAAGATTTTCCAGAAAGATTGCAGATAAATACACAGATCATCATTCTGTTTAGTTTGCAAGAATCAGGCGGATGAAAATATCAAAACATAACCAAATATATTTGGTTGGTAATTTCGTTTGAGTGTGCCAGAAATGTTGCATTTTGTGCTGGGTGGTGTAATCCATTTTCAAAATACCCATTGAGTAAGCAAAACAGGAGTGAACATAAGACACTTAACAAATACTATGACCAAAATGCTAGTATAAACAACCCATATGTTCAGGACACATATGGGGTCATGTATGCAAGTACTAGAATTTACTTGAACTTCTTGATATCTAATGTTGACTCATCTGAACTTGAAACGTAGGCTCAAACTTGCCAGCTACCACAAAGAACTCGCACAGACTTCCCCGCTGAAGGCTGTTTACTGTTGCAAATTCATTCCACCCACTTGTGAAGCCTATAAACCAGGTGCTCTCATGGTACATGACAGGCCATGATCTGTGGGATGGATCCAGGAGAATTATCACTTTTTGTCTTTTCTTGCCATTGTTAACTGGCAACTTTTGGGGCAACTCCTGCAAGTGTTCAAGATGAGAAACACAAGGGCACATTATGTTTCAATTATTTAAAGACTAACACTAACAACAGCATCTCATTCATTAAAAAGTGTAACGAGCAAACCAATCCTACTATGATGTCTTTTGGTCCTCTTTACGCAATTTTGCCTTCAAACATTTATCAATCCTCGTATTAATCCTGCTTATCATCATTGATCATTTTTCCTATTTTACTAATTCCGTGTCCACAAACTTATTGATCAATCCTTGATAGTAATTTCTGGAGGGAAAATAACATCGTAATGTATGCTAGCCAACCAAAGAacctttatcttaattgcaagaGAATAAATAAGACTAAGGTTTCATAAAAAGCCTAACAGAGAGTACTTCATCCAGAGGAAAGATGTGGCCAGCAAAAGTGATCTTTCAGCAAGACAGACAGCAATCAAGAAGGTTATATAAATGGAGTATGTAAAAAGCAAATACAGTATAAGAGTCGTAACATTTTTGCCATTGTTATCGAAAAATGGGTCATCCAAAGCTTCCGCTAATGTAGGGTCTATGGATTGCTTGAGGGAATTAAGAAAAAACTAGCTGCAGTCAGCCTACATAGGCAAGTAGAGATGTTTCAGCAACTCATCTAGAATACATCATGTGCAATTTTTGTCAATTTATTAATTTAACTCAGGCTCTTTTTTACTTGAAACAAATATGATCGGTAAACTCTGTAGCGGTAGATAGTCACTGCCaactatttaaaaaaatttaagagcAAATTCTCACCCAATTTTATGACGACCATTTTTTATGACAAGATCTAGAAGAAAAATGAAACCTCATATGAAGTACAGAGGCAAGATCTGTCAATAACAGAATTTTGAATAATAACATTCATCACACAACTGGTAAATCGACTCATTTCAAGAAATAAATTCACACCAATTTGATAAACACGTTATCAAATTAAAGAATGTTTCAAAATCACAGAATCCAGGTCCTGCCTTGATACAGGTGTCAAGGAGACATGTTTTTCATGGGCAAAACAAAAGGCAGATGGAATCCAACAGTGCCAAAACACAAGGACAACAAGCTGATCACCATTTAGGTCACGAATCCAAAATTGCATGAAAAAAGAATTTTGCCAAACTCAAGTCAGTAAATCTGATGCAATACCAAAATTCAATGTCAGACGTGCTAAAATATGAATGGGTGAGATGCTACCATCATAATCAACTGCATGATAAAGCAACAAAGGACTTGAAATTGTCTTATAGTGGCTGATTGCAAAGATGCTCAACATGACATTATTTGTTGATCGATTTAACTTTTAGTTAGTATTTGTAATTCGATCGAATGATGATTATACTAAAAcctgatttttatttttcatattttaatgtTACGCAACAATACTTAAATCTGCATATGTTATACTAAAACTGAGCTAATCTAGTCCGATGGACAAACTCATTCATCTAAATTGCTGCTCAAATTTACACCAGCAAATATCATGCACATCTTAAGCCAAATGTCAGTGAGTTGTCTATAAATGTGAAGCTTGCTAAGGATGTTACGAGAAATACTCACGAGCAAGCACCTAGTGTTGGATGATAAGGTTAAGCTGAAGCAGAAAAGAGTTGCCGAAGACAGGTTATCTAAATCCATGTTTTCGATCTTAACGGCTTTAAGATTTTGGCTTCTCAAGCAGAAAGCATTCTCCTCCTTGTCCTCTACTGGAACGGTATCAGGCACTATCAGACATTTTCAACTCAACTATTACTGTTGTCATTGGACATATATGAAAGTTTGAatacagaaaaagaaaagagaagtccGGATAACAATCACCAGATTGGAATTTATTTCCCACAGCAGTGTTTGTACCAAGCACATTCCGTAGTATACGTCCGACACTTCCAACCGATGAAGACAATTCTTTTCTGGATAAAAAGCCGGGGGTATTTCCTACAAGCAAAGTATTTTTCTTTCATTCTCTGTAGAAAATATGGAAGAGACAATGAGGATGACACACAAAAATAACATCGGAAACACCTATGATAATTTTGAAAATCTATGATGAAGAAATCAAATCCCTTTTGGCCTATTGGTACTTACCACTATCTTCACATGCATGCATAGTCTTGCTGCATGCATGCATACCATTGCCTGGCACATGACCATTTTCACAAACACTTTCGAGATGAGAGAAGGCATCTTTAGACATGGTGTCACTGTAATTGCAGCTTATGCAAGTACCAATTTCAGTGGCAGTTAAACTAACAGGGGTTACTGAAACTGCACCGCATCCGTTCTTCTGATCTTCATTGACAATGTGGCATATGCCTTCCTCTGTGAGAAGAAATTTGCAAGCAACCTCCTCAGATGCAACCGTGTTTGCACCCATAACTCCAGGAGTCTGGTGTCCGTTCAAACCTATCTTCTGGATTATGTTTTCTTCCTGTTCTCCTGCTAGAAAATTCTCATTTGCATTTAGTGGCAGTGGGGAGCCCAAACAGCAAATACTCCGTTTGTTGGTCCCAGAACTTCTGAAAGCAACTGTAGGTGCAGTTTGGGATTTGCCATGGCTATCTTCATGATCCAATAAGTTTCTTTCAACCAATGGGAATGTCGACATATTGTCCAAATGAATCCCAGTTTTGGCTCGTTCAACAGAAACTCCAACACAAGTTTTGAATTGTTCAACAGAAGCTTCTTTTTGGGGTTCCTCTACAACTTGTCGACTGATCATGTTGACCAGTGGTCCAGTTAGGTCCTTGACCTCTGCAATCTGTGGACTTCCAGGATCATGGTGATGTTGAGGAGCTTTTTCAGGTTCACCACCAGGTTCTACCACAACTTTAACAACACATTCACCTTCTACAATTCTAACAGAAGAATCATGTATCTTCTGCAGATCTTTCTTAGCAGGACAATATTCATCTTTCGATGCTTCAAAGGTTTTGAGCCTTTTATGCAGCTGAGACCTTTCAAGAGATAAATCTGCCTTAATAGTCTTCTTTGTGCATAATTGTTTGCTGTTTCTTTCGCCAAATTGTACCCTTTCACAAGCATCGATTCCAAACATTTGAACAAAAAACAATGATTTACTGACATGCTTGAACACCAAAAACTCCCCAACATCAATGGAATGATCCAACACAAAATCACGCCATCCTCCTTTAAAAGCCAATGAACCATCAACCATAGATATTTTAACACTAGAAGAGCTTCCATGAAGATCTTCAAGACATACATTCTGATTGACTAAGCCAACTAATCTATCAGCGAATCTTGGTGGTATGAGCTACATACAATTGTTTAAGAAAAGATATTAGATAATAGTACCCAAAAAGTATTGCATGTGAAAAAGGAAGAATAATGCATCGAAAGCAAACATCCTTAGATGTTTCCCTAATGAAATATATTATCATCTACTGGTTAAAAATAGACCTGTTACAGGCTGCCCACAATATAATATCCTCTTGCCAGTTACCATGACTAAATCCAAGCAAAGACAGCACTTGAAAGAAGCGTACCATAAACCGAAGAAACAACACAAGAACTCACAACTATAGAGAAGCGAGGTCTTGATCCCAAAAACTTGACAAACAGAGATATGGCACATTCTCTATGAGGATATAAAAGGtatgaacaagaaaaaaaaatgccaCAAAATAAGAGAATAGAAGGCATACCAAGAAGTCTCTGAAATTACCGAGCATGATCTTAAAGAAAGAAGACGGGTCGGaacaagaaggaaaagaagaagaggaggagaaggagagcttTTTCCCGGGAGAGCACTGCCTTGCGCTGTCCTTCCGGATCTCACTATTCTTCTTGACACCAGCCATCTTTTGCCCTCCTCCTTCCCAAATCTTCGCTTTTCCTTGCTTTTGCTTCTTCGTAAAGGCCGTCGGAACCCTAACCTTTTGGTATCGTCTCTCTCGCCCAATGCTCACGTCTCTTCTGCCTAAAACCCCCGCAGAACCCTCTGCTCTCCCCGAAGGGCTTTTCATTTCCTTTTAACGGCTTCATCTACCCGATGCTGGAAGCCCGAGCGCTCACCTTTCCTTGCTGCTCGATCTGTAAAGCTTCCGGCCAATCATAAGAGGCCAACTGGATCGTGACGCAGGTCGTCATGTGAGCTCCACTCCGTGGGCCGGCGCCCACTCATGCCGCTCGCCTGATGGGTTCGGACAGGGCCTTTGTGGGTCCCACGTCGGAGGGTAGGTTTGACCACTGGACGCGGGTCGAACCCGTCGGAGCTCGCTTGTTTGGAAGTGCAGTATCAGTATGACGTTGGGACGAGAAGTGGGACGGACGGACGGCTCTGGTGGAGGTGTGCCCGCAAACCCTAACCACCCCGTGCCGAAGCAGGCGACGAGACGCAAGGGAAGACCGGAAGGGGAACGAATTCCAACCCACCTCGGGTTGGATGCGCTCGATTCTAAGAGCCGGCGTCTGGCGCACTCCCTCCCTTATGGCCATCAATTGCAAGGACCAGGGGCTCCGCCGGAGGTCATGTCAGACGTCAAGGGGTTGTCTTCTCGTCTTTGTACGTTCTTCTACCCTAAAAAAACCGTTTTTTATCTTCTTTCCCTGAATTAGGTTGCACTGTTATTCAAAATTGATCTTTTGATGCTTCGGAAGAAGCAATGATGGAGAAAGAATGGGTCTTCAGAGGCTACAGCGATACATTACTGCGGAATCAAGCGTTCGATATTGTCTACGACAATTATAATTGGAGCAAATGTTGTGTACAACTATGAAAGAAAGAATAAGGCATTGTGCTTAAACTAGTTGGCCAAGTCATCTTGCGCCTCTGTATCTTGTCCACGACCTCTGCATGAGTTCCGACCTCTCCCTGTTGGCCAAAGATGCCATGGTTCTTGCAGTTGTCAccttcttgactaggagtccccaTGTCTTCTCCTCTCCCTGATCTCTCTCCGCCTTCAATTTGAACTGCCTGCAGGAGTCACGAGGAATGGCGAACTTTGTTGAGCTGAAAACTTCCGGCGACCatgaaacgagagagagagagagagagttcgtaCTTGCAGAGAGGGACTTTGCAGGATGCAGTTTGATCGCAGAGGGAGGAGTGGAGGCGGCAGAGCCGCCTCATTCTCGTGCAATGTGGGCAGCACTTTGGGACCAACTTCTTGTCGCAGGTGGCGTAGTGGCGGAGGAGGTGTTGCAGTCTCTGGCACGTGAGAGGACTCTTGCACGGGGACTTCTTCCCGCTCGAGGCCTCGTCCGCGCAGCCGCCGGCGA is from Musa acuminata AAA Group cultivar baxijiao chromosome BXJ1-6, Cavendish_Baxijiao_AAA, whole genome shotgun sequence and encodes:
- the LOC135676176 gene encoding B3 domain-containing protein Os02g0598200-like isoform X2, whose translation is MKSPSGRAEGSAGVLGRRDVSIGRERRYQKVRVPTAFTKKQKQGKAKIWEGGGQKMAGVKKNSEIRKDSARQCSPGKKLSFSSSSSFPSCSDPSSFFKIMLGNFRDFLLIPPRFADRLVGLVNQNVCLEDLHGSSSSVKISMVDGSLAFKGGWRDFVLDHSIDVGEFLVFKHVSKSLFFVQMFGIDACERVQFGERNSKQLCTKKTIKADLSLERSQLHKRLKTFEASKDEYCPAKKDLQKIHDSSVRIVEGECVVKVVVEPGGEPEKAPQHHHDPGSPQIAEVKDLTGPLVNMISRQVVEEPQKEASVEQFKTCVGVSVERAKTGIHLDNMSTFPLVERNLLDHEDSHGKSQTAPTVAFRSSGTNKRSICCLGSPLPLNANENFLAGEQEENIIQKIGLNGHQTPGVMGANTVASEEVACKFLLTEEGICHIVNEDQKNGCGAVSVTPVSLTATEIGTCISCNYSDTMSKDAFSHLESVCENGHVPGNGMHACSKTMHACEDSGNTPGFLSRKELSSSVGSVGRILRNVLGTNTAVGNKFQSVEDKEENAFCLRSQNLKAVKIENMDLDNLSSATLFCFSLTLSSNTRCLLELPQKLPVNNGKKRQKVIILLDPSHRSWPVMYHESTWFIGFTSGWNEFATVNSLQRGSLCEFFVVAGKFEPTFQVQMSQH
- the LOC135676176 gene encoding B3 domain-containing protein Os02g0598200-like isoform X3, whose amino-acid sequence is MKSPSGRAEGSAGVLGRRDVSIGRERRYQKVRVPTAFTKKQKQGKAKIWEGGGQKMAGVKKNSEIRKDSARQCSPGKKLSFSSSSSFPSCSDPSSFFKIMLGNFRDFLLIPPRFADRLVGLVNQNVCLEDLHGSSSSVKISMVDGSLAFKGGWRDFVLDHSIDVGEFLVFKHVSKSLFFVQMFGIDACERVQFGERNSKQLCTKKTIKADLSLERSQLHKRLKTFEASKDEYCPAKKDLQKIHDSSVRIVEGECVVKVVVEPGGEPEKAPQHHHDPGSPQIAEVKDLTGPLVNMISRQVVEEPQKEASVEQFKTCVGVSVERAKTGIHLDNMSTFPLVERNLLDHEDSHGKSQTAPTVAFRSSGTNKRSICCLGSPLPLNANENFLAGEQEENIIQKIGLNGHQTPGVMGANTVASEEVACKFLLTEEGICHIVNEDQKNGCGAVSVTPVSLTATEIGTCISCNYSDTMSKDAFSHLESVCENGHVPGNGMHACSKTMHACEDSGNTPGFLSRKELSSSVGSVGRILRNVLGTNTAVGNKFQSEDKEENAFCLRSQNLKAVKIENMDLDNLSSATLFCFSLTLSSNTRCLLELPQKLPVNNGKKRQKVIILLDPSHRSWPVMYHESTWFIGFTSGWNEFATVNSLQRGSLCEFFVVAGKFEPTFQVQMSQH
- the LOC135676176 gene encoding B3 domain-containing protein Os02g0598200-like isoform X1; protein product: MKSPSGRAEGSAGVLGRRDVSIGRERRYQKVRVPTAFTKKQKQGKAKIWEGGGQKMAGVKKNSEIRKDSARQCSPGKKLSFSSSSSFPSCSDPSSFFKIMLGNFRDFLLIPPRFADRLVGLVNQNVCLEDLHGSSSSVKISMVDGSLAFKGGWRDFVLDHSIDVGEFLVFKHVSKSLFFVQMFGIDACERVQFGERNSKQLCTKKTIKADLSLERSQLHKRLKTFEASKDEYCPAKKDLQKIHDSSVRIVEGECVVKVVVEPGGEPEKAPQHHHDPGSPQIAEVKDLTGPLVNMISRQVVEEPQKEASVEQFKTCVGVSVERAKTGIHLDNMSTFPLVERNLLDHEDSHGKSQTAPTVAFRSSGTNKRSICCLGSPLPLNANENFLAGEQEENIIQKIGLNGHQTPGVMGANTVASEEVACKFLLTEEGICHIVNEDQKNGCGAVSVTPVSLTATEIGTCISCNYSDTMSKDAFSHLESVCENGHVPGNGMHACSKTMHACEDSGNTPGFLSRKELSSSVGSVGRILRNVLGTNTAVGNKFQSVPDTVPVEDKEENAFCLRSQNLKAVKIENMDLDNLSSATLFCFSLTLSSNTRCLLELPQKLPVNNGKKRQKVIILLDPSHRSWPVMYHESTWFIGFTSGWNEFATVNSLQRGSLCEFFVVAGKFEPTFQVQMSQH